A single genomic interval of Syntrophaceae bacterium harbors:
- a CDS encoding four helix bundle protein has protein sequence MAAIKRFEEMLCWQAARHLVNIVYRYTKNDRFKRDFDLASQIRRSAVSSMANMAEGFHRSSNRDFIKFLDYSRASVAETVSHAYVAYDQGYISDAELKDLQRQADDVWKSTNGFMAYLKQDLKKKDSRN, from the coding sequence ATGGCGGCAATCAAGCGATTTGAGGAAATGTTATGCTGGCAGGCTGCCCGGCACCTCGTCAACATCGTTTATCGATATACGAAGAATGACCGCTTCAAGCGAGATTTCGACCTTGCCAGTCAAATCCGCCGAAGCGCTGTCTCATCCATGGCCAACATGGCTGAGGGGTTCCATCGCAGCAGCAACAGGGATTTCATCAAGTTTCTCGATTATTCGCGGGCATCCGTTGCAGAGACTGTCAGTCATGCCTATGTGGCATACGACCAGGGATACATATCCGATGCCGAACTGAAGGACCTGCAGCGGCAGGCCGATGACGTATGGAAGAGCACAAACGGCTTCATGGCTTACTTGAAGCAGGACCTCAAGAAGAAGGATTCCAGGAACTAA
- a CDS encoding outer membrane beta-barrel protein, translating into MLKSAVRVAVAAAVLVMALPAGASADEFRVVPSLALKEEYNDNILFSTNNPLRSWITTVSPGLELVNRTEKVDLSLSGRVDIARYHNESDYNREDQYYRARLGYLFGPRTNIQAEGGWSRDYRPDRDVIATGIVLGNYRRDRATGGLSGNWAVTERLTAGASYFYENDNYDDPTISDLEGHNVSLGLYHALGLSTKGRFNVGYSGYRYTSSDVNGVWSTVGIEHRFQELWTVVADAGGRFTRSEYKVTELVFVPPIFLVPVTRDVTSEDWGGVGKLSVNYRGEKTTLSLSANHDLATASGREGPVQRTAFVADIRHRLTYEFSAALSTGYYINHASGGQFGAAPIDEETFRVSPSLRYAFTKDMFLELLYDYTATRYKNTDTDAERNLVFLRFYVQYPVFE; encoded by the coding sequence ATGCTGAAATCTGCGGTGCGTGTTGCGGTTGCTGCGGCGGTGCTGGTGATGGCCCTTCCGGCCGGGGCGTCGGCTGACGAGTTCCGGGTCGTCCCGTCGCTGGCCCTTAAGGAGGAGTACAACGACAACATCCTCTTTTCGACGAACAACCCGCTGCGGAGCTGGATCACGACGGTCTCGCCCGGGCTCGAGCTCGTGAACCGCACCGAGAAGGTCGACCTGTCCCTCTCGGGGCGGGTGGACATTGCGCGCTACCACAACGAGTCCGACTACAACCGCGAGGACCAGTACTACCGGGCACGCCTGGGGTACCTCTTCGGGCCGCGGACCAACATCCAGGCCGAGGGCGGCTGGTCGCGGGATTACCGGCCCGACCGTGACGTCATCGCCACGGGCATCGTGCTGGGCAACTACCGCCGCGACCGGGCCACGGGAGGCCTGTCGGGCAACTGGGCCGTGACGGAAAGGCTCACCGCCGGGGCGTCCTATTTCTACGAGAACGACAACTACGACGACCCCACGATCTCCGACCTGGAAGGGCACAACGTGTCCCTGGGCCTCTACCACGCCCTGGGGCTCTCGACGAAGGGGCGGTTCAACGTGGGGTACTCCGGCTACCGGTACACGAGCTCCGACGTCAACGGCGTGTGGAGCACCGTGGGCATCGAGCACCGGTTCCAGGAACTCTGGACGGTCGTCGCCGACGCGGGCGGGCGCTTCACCCGGTCGGAGTACAAGGTGACGGAGCTGGTGTTTGTCCCGCCGATTTTCCTCGTCCCGGTGACGAGGGATGTCACCTCGGAGGACTGGGGCGGCGTGGGCAAGCTCTCGGTGAACTACCGGGGGGAAAAGACGACCCTCTCCCTGTCGGCCAATCACGACCTGGCCACGGCCAGCGGCCGCGAGGGCCCCGTGCAGCGCACGGCCTTCGTCGCCGACATCCGCCACCGGCTGACCTACGAGTTCTCGGCGGCCCTCTCGACGGGCTACTACATCAACCACGCCTCCGGGGGCCAGTTCGGGGCCGCCCCCATCGACGAGGAGACCTTCCGCGTGAGCCCCTCGCTGCGCTACGCCTTCACGAAGGACATGTTCCTGGAGCTGCTCTACGACTACACGGCGACCCGGTACAAGAACACGGACACGGATGCAGAGCGGAATCTCGTCTTCCTGCGGTTCTACGTGCAGTATCCGGTGTTTGAGTAG
- a CDS encoding polysaccharide export protein, whose protein sequence is MSKRLESKQIHGDPGAGRKTPPGEAIMRRTVILTLVCLLAAAAPAWAQGNAARAAAQEFASAFGPDYLIGPGDILEISVWKEEALTKQVVVLPDGKISFPLIGEVQAAGRTLADLKKELAAKLAKYAPKEEVNLEVKQVNSMLIYVIGRVNQPGRFALNTNVTVLQALSIAGGLNAFAKRNQIKIFRQEAGGTQILPFSYDEVTEGEKLRQNVILKRGDVVVVP, encoded by the coding sequence ATGAGTAAAAGGCTTGAAAGCAAGCAAATTCACGGTGATCCGGGGGCCGGGCGAAAAACGCCCCCCGGGGAGGCGATCATGAGACGGACCGTCATTCTCACCCTTGTGTGCCTGCTGGCCGCTGCCGCGCCGGCCTGGGCGCAGGGCAATGCCGCCCGCGCGGCGGCGCAGGAGTTTGCATCGGCCTTCGGGCCCGATTACCTGATCGGGCCGGGCGACATCCTCGAGATCTCCGTCTGGAAGGAGGAGGCCCTGACGAAGCAGGTGGTCGTCCTGCCCGACGGGAAAATCTCCTTCCCGCTGATCGGCGAGGTGCAGGCGGCCGGGCGGACGCTGGCGGACCTCAAGAAGGAGCTGGCCGCGAAGCTCGCGAAGTACGCCCCCAAGGAGGAGGTCAACCTCGAGGTCAAGCAGGTCAACAGCATGCTGATCTACGTGATCGGCCGGGTGAACCAGCCCGGGCGCTTTGCGCTGAACACCAACGTCACCGTGCTGCAGGCCCTCTCCATCGCGGGCGGCCTCAACGCCTTCGCGAAGCGAAACCAGATCAAGATCTTCCGGCAGGAGGCCGGGGGCACGCAGATCCTGCCCTTCTCCTACGACGAGGTGACCGAGGGGGAGAAGCTGAGGCAGAATGTGATCCTCAAGCGCGGGGATGTGGTGGTGGTGCCGTAG